Proteins from a single region of Nomascus leucogenys isolate Asia chromosome 2, Asia_NLE_v1, whole genome shotgun sequence:
- the THUMPD1 gene encoding THUMP domain-containing protein 1 — MAAPAQQTTQPGGGKRKCKAQYVLAKRARRCDAGGPRQLEPGLQGILITCNMNERKCVEEAYSLLNEYGDDMYGPEKFTDKDQQPSGSEGEEDDAEAALKKEVDDIKASTEMRLRRFQSVESGANNVVFIRTLGIEPEKLVHHILQDMYKTKKKKTRVILRMLPISGTCKAFLEDMKKYAETFLEPWFKAPNKGTFQIVYKSRNNSHVNREEVIRELAGIVCTLNSENKVDLTNPQYTVVVEIIKAVCCLSVVKDYMLFRKYNLQEVVKSPKDPSQLNSKQGNGKEAKLESADKSDQNNTAEGKNNQQVPENTEELGQTKPTCNPQVVNEGGAKPELASQATEGSKSNENDLS, encoded by the exons ATGGCTGCCCCTGCCCAGCAGACTACTCAGCCTGGCGGCGGGAAGCGCAAATGCAAGGCTCAGTATGTGCTGGCCAAGCGCGCTCGGCGCTGCGACGCTGGCGGGCCCCGTCAGCTGGAGCCCGGGCTGCAGGGCATCCTCATTACCTGCAATATGAACGAGCGCAAGTGCGTGGAGGAGGCCTACAGCCTGCTCAACGAATACGGCGACGACATGTATGGGCCAGAAAAG TTTACAGACAAGGATCAGCAGCCCTCTGGAagtgagggagaggaggatgATGCGGAGGCTGCCTTGAAGAAAGAAGTTGATGACATTAAGGCATCTACAGAGATGAGGCTAAGAAGATTCCAGTCAGTGGAAAGTGGAGCAAATAACGTCGTCTTCATCAGGACACTTGGGATAG agcCTGAGAAATTAGTGCATCATATTCTCCAGGATATGtacaaaaccaagaaaaagaagACTCGAGTTATTTTACGAATGTTACCCATCTCAGGCACATGCAAGGCTTTTTTagaagatatgaaaaaatatgcaGAAACATTTTTGGAACCCTGGTTTAAAGCTCCAAACAAAGGGACATTTCAGATTGTGTACAAATCTCGAAATAACAGTCATGTAAATAGAGAAGAAGTTATCAGAGAATTGGCAG GAATAGTGTGCACCCtcaattcagaaaataaagtgGATCTCACCAATCCACAGTACACAGTGGTAGTAGAAATCATCAAAGCTGTCTGTTGCCTGAGTGTTGTGAAAGATTACATGTTGTTTAGAAAATACAATCTCCAGGAGGTGGTGAAGAGCCCTAAGGATCCATCACAGCTTAACTCAAAGCAGGGAAATGGGAAAGAAGCTAAATTGGAATCTGCTGACAAATCAGACCAAAACAAcacagcagaaggaaaaaataaccaGCAGGTACCAGAGAATACTGAGGAGCTGGGGCAGACAAAACCAACGTGTAATCCTCAGGTGGTAAATGAGGGAGGAGCCAAACCTGAACTTGCAAGTCAAGCCACAGAAGGATCCAAGTCAAATGAAAATGACCTCTCATAG